Proteins from one Solea senegalensis isolate Sse05_10M unplaced genomic scaffold, IFAPA_SoseM_1 scf7180000017085, whole genome shotgun sequence genomic window:
- the LOC122763804 gene encoding four and a half LIM domains protein 1-like has translation MADSSQCFYCREDLGGKRYVRSEGRTVCVRCHTKFCAHSCAECHRPISVETKELSHKGRYWHEECFRCAKCYKPLAKEPFSTKDDRIMCGKCCSREDAPRCHCCYKPILAGTESVEYKGNSWHDECFTCFNCKRPIGSQSFLSKGSDLYCSPCYDKKFAKHCVGCKKTITSGGVNYQDQPWHSHCFVCSACSKSLAGLSFTNHQDQVFCVDCYKSSVAKKCTGCHNPITGNEQTSSYSKE, from the exons ATGGCCGACAGCTCGCAGTGTTTCTACTGTCGGGAGGACCTCGGCGGTAAGCGCTATGTCCGCAGTGAGGGCAGAACCGTGTGTGTCCGCTGCCACACCAAGTTCTGTGCACACTCCTGCGCCGAGTGCCATCGACCCATCTCCGTGGAAACCAAG GAGCTCAGCCACAAGGGCCGCTACTGGCATGAGGAGTGTTTCCGTTGTGCCAAGTGTTACAAACCTCTGGCCAAGGAGCCGTTCAGCACCAAGGACGACCGCATCATGTGTGGAAAGTGCTGCTCCAGAGAAGACGCTCCGCGCTGCCACTGCTGCTACAAACCCATACTGGCAG GAACAGAGAGTGTGGAGTACAAAGGCAACTCCTGGCACGACGAATGTTTCACCTGTTTCAACTGTAAACGGCCAATCGGCTCGCAGAGTTTCCTCTCCAAAGGAAGTGACCTTTACTGCAGCCCCTGCTATGACAAGAAGTTTGCTAAACACTGTGTTGGCTGCAAAAAG aCTATCACCTCTGGAGGAGTGAACTACCAGGACCAGCCGTGGCACAGCCACTGTTTTGTGTGCAGCGCCTGCTCAAAGTCTCTGGCAGGGTTGAGTTTCACCAACCACCAGGACCAGGTCTTCTGTGTCGACTGTTACAAGAGCTCTGTGGCGAAGAAGTGCACCGGCTGCCATAACCCCATCACTGGTAATGAACAAACATCATCTTACTCCaaggagtga